The following DNA comes from Anaerostipes rhamnosivorans.
GATTCTCTTTTTCTTCTTGAATCTTAAATCTGAGATAATCCAATCGTTCCAGCTGCTTTTCCCGGAAGTGAATCTCGTCCAGGGCCCTCCTTCTTTTTTCCTCCAGCATCTGCATTCTTTTATTATCCGTTGTCTCACCCGACAGTAAAAGCTTCATATAAGTTTCTACTTCATCCATATCAAATCCAATATCATGCAGTGTCATGATCAGACTCAGGCGTTCCAAGTCCTGGTCATCATACTGCCACACTCCCATGACATTTTTCACCGCACCGCATAGGCCCCAGCCCTCATAATTCCCTCAATATTTCTACCGGGATTCCATAATTTTCACTTGCTTCCTTAATGGTCAATCGATCACCTCACTCCTTATAGAATTAAAATAAAAGTGCTCCTTTCTGGAACACTTTTT
Coding sequences within:
- a CDS encoding MerR family transcriptional regulator; this translates as MGVWQYDDQDLERLSLIMTLHDIGFDMDEVETYMKLLLSGETTDNKRMQMLEEKRRRALDEIHFREKQLERLDYLRFKIQEEKENQS